The DNA region aaggAATGAAGCAAGTGAGATAATTCCAGTGATTTACAAGCTAAGTGTTGAGAAAGTGAAGAGTTTGGGAATCGAGTTCACTCCTACAGAGGTCACCCTTAGAGACACTGTTCTTAGTCTCAAAGAGAAATGTCTTGTGTGATCAGACTCATATCTTAATTCCCTTcgtaattgtattttttttttttttttgaactatgcaaatttcataaataaagaataaaaaaggaaggaaaATGACATTTTCAATCTCTATCAAGAATCAGTGAATCACCCTGATAACAACAATACGGACTAGAAATTGGCAACTAATCCATCACCCAGAGTATGTTttacaaaacataaacgagGAAGAACGAAATCTCATGACAAATCAACAATTTCATATAGTTTCCAAAGATTCCTACACATTTGTAAGTAAACGATCGAGATATAACATTGAGCAACCAAAATAGTGAGATAAACTTACAACAATCTACATGTGAGAACCGAATCAGGAATCAGCTTTGCTTGTAATTGTGGTACATAAGAAACATCGATTTCATCTAGAAGCATCATCTTCTTGCTTAACTATAGCTAATTGCGTTGATGTATTCTGTTTCTCtgtgcctcctcctcctccattgttcttggtggtagtagtagtagcagagctctctgtttctttcacaTTAGTACCATTATTAGATGCAGGACTCAGTTTTTGTTTCTGATCTATGGCTCGATCAACGGAAGATTCTTTAAGCTTTGGAACAACAGATCTTGCCTTCTCCTTGGCGTCGAGCGTCACAACATGCTCAAGAGCCTCTCGTGCTCTCTTCCTAGCCAAAGCAGCTTCTTTTCCTCTCCGGTCAGCATCACACTTGGCTGCGATAACAGCCTTGTTCATTGAAGAAGCAGCGATCATGGCGGCGCATAAGAAGGCTTCCGAGAGAGATTTGTCGATGGAGCGAGAGCCGTTTTCGTCGACGATAAGGCGGAAGAAGGAGAATGAATTAGGGTTCCGGCAAGGAGGACATAGGTAGGAAGAAGCGGGTTTGGCTTCGTCGGCGCAGTGGATGTGAGTCAAGGAGTGGCACTTGGAATTGGAGCAAGCGACGCGGCGGGAAGTGTGCGGCGGAGATGAATCGTAGAAGGCGAAGCAGATGGGGCAAAACGACGTCGGATGGTTGCGGAGGAGGCAATGTGTGCAGAAGAAGCGGAGAGTGCCACGGAGACGCACTGTGTGTATCACCCACGAGTCTCGGCTTCCGCAATCGTCGCATCTTTCTGTTAAATAGGTTTCTGATGCATCAGAGGACGGCGAGGTTGACGTCGCCGTCGCCGTGGTTGGTGTTGATGATGGAAGATTCATACTTGTCTCTCTGACTGTGTGGTCCGGGTGCGATTttgggaaattagggtttactcCTTTTTCAATCGCGAGGAAGAAACAAATCCACGTGGACGTTTCGTTAAAAACGATGTCGTAAGCAGCCTCCACTAGTTGGGCCGAATGATTGTATGTATCTCTTGGGCTTATTATTTCGATTTGTGTAATCCGGTCAGTTATTCAAATTaagatttttagttaaaatcgGATGAGTTTAAAAAGTTGGTGACTTGTTGTACTATCTAACcatttgatttgtgttttcagaacaaaacaaattaggAAATAGTTTTTGTTCACAAGAGTTGGTGTAGACTGAAACTAGAATCTCTTGGCGACTTGGCCAGTTGGCCCTATTCGATTACACATTTGACATATATACGACGAGTTAAGtgctttgcttctcttttttggaCTAGTTTGATGATATTGTCGATTTacacaccaccaccaccatttacttacaagttacaaaacGTACAACCAATATATAACGTAAGGAAATTAAAAGGTTTTAAGAATACCAAACCGTATATATTAAATCCATGTATCAAGTagagatataaatatattgtcgattttggttttgtttccgATTCAATTTTAAATCACAATAATCTAACTGGGTTTGGTTTTATAGTTGAGATTGATTAGTGTTTTTGGACTATCCAATAGGTGGGGACGTGTTTGGTTATGAGGATAGGGACACGGCAAAGAGTGTCAACGTGTAGAAGTTCATTGCATATTGCATAACATACGTACATACATTTTACACATACTGATTCTTGTTCAAATATTGTTTCTGGTCAGTATTTTGCACCAgatcaaccaaaaaaagaaaatggcaCTTCGCACTGACTAAAGGCAAATGCATAATTATTCTCTCCTAGCTATATCGTGTTCATAGCATAATGCCAGTTTTGTAATAGCATATATCACACGTGTCATATCTCTTGTACCCTCAGAAGTTACCACGTGTGTCGACTCACCTATCACAATCGTGGAGAATAATACTGATCATGTTCATCACCTAAAGGTCCTCCAACAAATTTGCTTTAGTGTTTGACGTAAAGTGacgtttttgatgatatataacATGTATCTGACCTTTTATATTGTGGAAGGGCCagtcccaaaaacaaaaaagatatgaGGGTTTCTTTTTCCTAAGTTTGTCATGAAAATGAGGTAAAAGATTTTGCGTATCTTTATATTGTTAATACACTGCAGAATAAGAGATCATAAAAACGTGTTGTTGGCCTATTCCACGGCGGATTGAGAGACTTTTGCTGGGACAGGCGACTGGGTCTTGTAATTTAATTTGAGTTTTGGCCTTACACATATATAGTAAGCACTTGgatgtttttgtttggtgtttacttaattatttattgggttgtttataattttttgctGAATAAGAGATGGAGATATAAGTAAACTACAGTGATGAAATCAATAACGATCAATGCAAATCCAAATAGGTACTCACATTATCCAGTACTTggaaaatttctcaaaaattcgGAGTTTTTTTAGTATCATAGCAAATTCTAAGGATTATAAGTTTCTTAAGAAATTGAATTATATAAATTGTatgtcaatttttattttattttaacctAGTGATAGACAGAGGGATAAACTACATGTAGTGACAATacgaattcaaaaaaaatacattttttggCATGCTTTAGGTTTAAGCTTCTGGAATGTTTAGTCTACTACGGGTTGAGTTACGTATCTTAGAATCTAATTTGCATGGCGATTAGctgacatttaaaaaaaaaataaaaacgtgatCAACCTGTAAACGAGAAATTAACCAGAAGATGCTAACGTTTATAAACAAATACGGctacatttcaaaaaaaaacaaaaaaaaaaaacaaatacggCTAAGATGTCATAGATGGTGGTTTTTAAAATAAGTCTCtgctaacaatatatattttacataaatgcTCTAAAAAAAGAGTTCTGAATCAGGATAGCAAGTCATATAAGATTAAACGAAATCTCAATGATTAAAATAGCAAATGATTGGTTTTCTTCATCAATTAATAGAACTTGCTGAGTGAGTCCCAAACTTAAGGATGATTAATATATACTAGTAAagacttaataaaaaaaaatagtaatgatTAGGAAGTCAAATCTTATAGTATGATTTAAGATAGATAAAGAGAGACAAAGGGTTGCTGAACCCCCCACTTGGAGTGTGATGCTTTTTTGGCAGTGTTCCTTTATGATAACACATCAACACGACTTTTAGTGTGTATCACAGGCCCATGACACATAAAAGATAAGACGATAACATATTCTATACTATACCAccattatttttcatatagtatgtatttaactatttatagaCACACCATGAAATTAATTGTAATAATGCAAAGGACCTGTGTCATGTAACAGAGACAGCCCAAGTGTACGTGTACAGAGGGTCGGTGGGGAGAGAAGCAATTTAGTTTCAATAAGAAATTTATAATAACCATGcccaactctctcttctctaggTCCCTTTAGCTTTAATTTTCTCTcgtttattaaaaacaatatcttGTAAAAGCAGTTACAATGTTAATTTTAAGGATTGCCGTAATTCATATAgtacatcaaaataaaaaaaaattatttatttctactAATAGCCTAAAATCCACTAgtctagtagtagtagtagtagtagtagtccACAGCTATTTTTTTAACGATAGACCTAGTCTCGATGTTGACAACCAGCA from Camelina sativa cultivar DH55 chromosome 3, Cs, whole genome shotgun sequence includes:
- the LOC104767810 gene encoding uncharacterized protein LOC104767810, producing the protein MNLPSSTPTTATATSTSPSSDASETYLTERCDDCGSRDSWVIHTVRLRGTLRFFCTHCLLRNHPTSFCPICFAFYDSSPPHTSRRVACSNSKCHSLTHIHCADEAKPASSYLCPPCRNPNSFSFFRLIVDENGSRSIDKSLSEAFLCAAMIAASSMNKAVIAAKCDADRRGKEAALARKRAREALEHVVTLDAKEKARSVVPKLKESSVDRAIDQKQKLSPASNNGTNVKETESSATTTTTKNNGGGGGTEKQNTSTQLAIVKQEDDASR